The following coding sequences lie in one Chryseobacterium culicis genomic window:
- a CDS encoding GLPGLI family protein: MKKLFSVFLIALFAFAGAQESKETANRFFYELTFKPKKDSAKLDKVITILDITPKKSIYQDYTMPAQDSIIKVQVEEMEKTKSFKDMSKMIRWPKFSYKILKNYPEMKVQYVDKISRNFFSYDDDVKLQWNILPEKQKIGTYNTQKATTEFGGRTWTAWFSSDIPFQDGPYKFYGLPGLIVKIEDADKNYSWLLSGNKKIENYDEVSYADKINAKMGMSSNTVTPTTKEKFKKSFDAFKADPFAESRPYMTAETMSKPMPGTDGTIGDFMKRMEKQVKDFFGSNDNPIEKEQASDKKKK; the protein is encoded by the coding sequence ATGAAAAAGTTATTCTCCGTATTTCTTATCGCTCTATTTGCTTTTGCAGGAGCTCAGGAGTCCAAGGAAACAGCGAATCGTTTCTTTTATGAACTGACTTTTAAACCGAAGAAAGATTCAGCAAAGCTGGATAAAGTGATTACCATTTTGGATATTACTCCTAAAAAATCTATCTACCAGGATTATACAATGCCTGCCCAGGATTCAATTATTAAAGTTCAGGTAGAAGAGATGGAAAAAACGAAGTCCTTTAAGGATATGAGTAAAATGATAAGATGGCCTAAGTTTTCATACAAGATTCTTAAAAACTATCCGGAAATGAAAGTGCAATATGTAGATAAGATCAGTAGAAACTTTTTCTCTTATGATGATGATGTGAAATTGCAGTGGAATATTTTACCAGAAAAACAAAAAATAGGAACTTATAATACACAAAAAGCCACCACTGAATTTGGAGGAAGAACATGGACGGCATGGTTCAGCTCCGATATTCCTTTTCAGGATGGACCTTATAAATTTTATGGACTGCCAGGTTTGATTGTAAAAATTGAAGACGCGGATAAAAATTACTCATGGTTATTAAGTGGAAATAAAAAAATAGAAAACTACGACGAAGTGTCTTATGCAGATAAGATTAATGCGAAGATGGGAATGTCTAGTAATACGGTAACTCCCACTACAAAAGAAAAATTCAAGAAGTCATTTGATGCCTTTAAAGCAGATCCATTTGCTGAATCTCGTCCCTATATGACTGCTGAGACGATGAGCAAACCAATGCCCGGAACAGATGGAACCATTGGTGATTTTATGAAAAGGATGGAAAAACAGGTGAAAGATTTCTTCGGATCCAATGACAACCCAATAGAAAAAGAACAGGCCTCTGACAAGAAGAAAAAATAA
- a CDS encoding ferrous iron transport protein A yields the protein MKEKGLHKLSGFPKNKMGKILGYDNDHLKMPNKIIEMGLLPETSFRILYQAPFNGPMYVEFGAEKSRIALREEEGDYIIVEELN from the coding sequence TTGAAAGAGAAAGGATTACATAAATTAAGTGGATTCCCTAAAAACAAAATGGGGAAGATATTGGGGTATGATAACGACCATCTTAAAATGCCCAATAAAATTATTGAAATGGGGCTTCTTCCGGAAACCTCTTTCAGAATTTTGTATCAGGCACCATTCAATGGGCCTATGTATGTGGAGTTTGGAGCAGAAAAAAGCCGGATTGCTCTTCGTGAGGAAGAAGGAGATTACATCATTGTTGAAGAATTGAATTAA
- a CDS encoding DinB family protein, producing MDTLSQLKSELEGEFQTTKKFIERFPEGKNDFAPHEKSMKMMPLATHLVEVFEWPNTILNTSELDFGKGDYKPTVLSTKEDLLKKLEEDYQAGKKALENSTEEDLNPSWTIKNDGHELASWSKYGAIRHALNQITHHRAQLGVYYRLNNIPLPGSYGPSADQQSF from the coding sequence ATGGATACCTTATCTCAATTAAAATCCGAACTGGAGGGAGAATTCCAAACCACAAAAAAATTTATTGAACGATTCCCTGAAGGTAAAAACGACTTTGCTCCCCATGAAAAAAGCATGAAGATGATGCCGCTTGCCACTCATCTTGTAGAAGTTTTTGAATGGCCGAACACCATTTTAAATACTTCTGAACTTGATTTTGGTAAAGGAGACTACAAGCCTACTGTGCTTTCTACAAAAGAAGACCTTTTGAAAAAGCTGGAAGAAGATTATCAGGCAGGCAAAAAGGCATTAGAAAACAGTACAGAAGAGGATCTGAATCCCAGCTGGACGATTAAAAATGACGGTCATGAACTGGCAAGCTGGAGTAAGTACGGAGCAATCCGCCATGCATTAAACCAGATTACGCATCACAGAGCGCAACTGGGTGTATATTACAGACTGAACAATATTCCTTTGCCGGGAAGCTATGGGCCTTCAGCAGACCAGCAAAGTTTTTAA